accgggtagagcccgggggaaacacacgaccatccgcaggttgctgatagaccttcccactgccGGGCGCCCAGCGatcggatttccaccgctattttatctagtgctgcttcactgagacgccttaccgaaggcaagtaatgggccccgcccgagccattatactgatacgggtcaaccagtcgttccactatTCCCTTCACAtgtgttaggtgtgactcgagtcaggattgaccctggacctaccgctTCCgtagcggacgctctaacaactgtgctatcggggcccgGTTTGTGCATTGAAAAATTACACTTAATTATATGCATACATCGTGTTTCTTTactaagattttatttatttatcaatttatttgattggtgttttacgccatactcaagaatatttcacttatacgacggctgccagcattatgttgggaggaaaccgggcagaacctgggggaaacccaccaccatctgcaggttgctctATACTAAAAAGAGATGAATGAAAATTTCCACCTAACGACAGATGCTTGGTTTCGGTTATTCGGTTATTCTTTAATTGCCATGTTTGTAACAATACAATAAGAAACGTGATACCTTTATGAACAATGAGGGTGGATGAATATAGCCACATCTCGCTCTCTGCgccaacacagaaaaaaatgcttgTAATTAAGATGAACAAGTACAATATTCCATGCTCCTTTCAGCGCATGCGCCACTCTCTTAACTCGATTTACATCACCGTCctcactagacaagcttgacctttggagtctGAGCGATGCATGTGTAGGCTTGTTTAAGCTTAGCCTCACAATTCCATATTGTCCTCGCGCGGATCTATTTAATCAGCATCCAATAAAAAAATTGCTTCAGGTCAAAATCATGTTTGCTCATACCTTACATAAAGAGAGGGTATGTGCCTAAcgtaacaaagtttttttttttttggtttacagCTCAACAATTGCACTTTTGTGACGCACCTCCAACCTTCTCTCTGGTTTTCTCCGCCCACAAAACTAACTGGTAGGTTTGAAGTGCAAAATCCTTCAACATTGCGCTAAACAACAGTAtacaatcaaatataaatcaaaacCTATACACCTATCAGGATTTGTCATCCAACCTCCTGTATGATGAAGTCTACAAATAAATAGGCTCTATATTGTCTGTAATAGTAGCTCCTGCGGCAATACATGTTGCAATATTATAGATTGCCTGTTCACATTAATTACTGAGGTATCTAAAGCCTGATCAAATGGAAATCCCCTgggaaaaaccagagcaaccaGGCAACAGATCGGGTCATCATCGTATAATATCTCAGTACACGTGAGCAAACATTTCTGCAGCAATTTACTTTTATGATATATACGTCAAGAATTGGACGCATccgtcacgtggttcggcctcCGAGGCCTGGAGCCTGTTATCTTTCTATCGCGCCCTGTTGCCCTTGGAGACGAAATCAGCCAATCGATTTATAGACTTTTTGCTCATTGCTGCGGTGGACATTTGTCCGCCTGGCCCATTGAGACATGCCCACAGCTACTGCAGGTTCATATACGCAGCTCGATGTATACGCGGAACAGCTATTTTATAGACACCTGGTCGTCTCTTTTCTAATTGTTgcccaaacacacacacactgtagtCTCGTCGCAGTTTCTTGGCCATCTTGGCAAGAATGGAGGATTGAttaaggaatccttaaagtgcatgtaatgtgcctccttgttgcaggccggatttccagcgctcttttacctagtgctgcttgaccggaaacgacttaccgaaggcaagtaagccgccccgcccaagccattatattgatacgtgtcaaccagtcgtagcactattcccttcatgctgaacgcctagcgaggaagttacttTTTTGATGCTATGAACATCCTTCCAGCCCATACACCTATTCAGGTACACGTAGACTTGAAAGTCATCAATTCATTTAAACTTGATTAGACAGAAATCAACGAAAActgaggaaaaaaaacagaatataatGTCAGTTTCAATGGATAAGCTGTCTTTGTGTCTCGATCTGGCCAATCAAGTGCAAATTTGTGCGATTCACCGATGTTTCTTGTTTCTTGGGTGAAATAAGATGGCCATGAAAAATATGGTCGACTCTACATGCAATTTAAGATGTATATTTACAGACCAACAACCTGTGCTGTAGATCTAAAAGCGCAATACAATCACCCAGGAGCTCCTCActaatgtgatcgctgtgagttccagtccaactcatgctggcttcctgtcccgtcgtacgtgggaaggtttgccagcaaggTACTGATAGTCCTAGGttttccccgggatctgcccgcttttctctaaccataatgctgaccgatatatatatatatatatatatatatagtgaattTTCCTGAGTATTAAGAAATATATAGAGGTGTCGGCACACTGAAGGAATGCTTTTTAAACCAgtcgtgtatatgtatatccttGTATGTATCCACCCATTTCCTGTCCACGACCGAAATTGAGCCCGCATCTCGTCATGGGGATTTATATAGTATAAACTCCTCACacgttatatttttttcattacacaCTAATTGTTGTGCTGTTTTGGAAGCTTAATTAAAgagttgtatgtatgtgtgtatgtatgtgcaatttacatgtacaatcgtgtaaaacccacgaccatccgtatgctgatgacagaccttcccaagtacgaccggagagaaagccagcatgagctggacttgaactcacagcaaccgcattactaatatgctcctgggtcattgcaccgcgctagcacgctaactacGCACCAGGAAGCGTAATTATTGAAAGGGGAAAATACCCATGGACAAAAACAATCGAGGACCATGAAACGGAATTTCTGAGAAAAGAATCTTTTATTAGAGGCAAACATCTGTAAATTCAATACACAAACTTCGCAGTTTTCAGCAGGCTCTAGCGAAAACTATGGGAATTTGTATGAATTATCCACGAAGAATTATCCACAATCATCAGTATCcaaacagaagtgtaaagaaccattgtaaaaagaaaataaagtaatCAACATTATATTGTTAAAAAGGATTTTTCACAAGGCATCTGGGGATATCTGAAAGGCACTGTAGGTAAACTGAACGTATTTCTTCACATGCAAGCATGCGCAAGCATCTAGCTGGGTTACCCGCCCGTTTGAAAGATCAATCAGACAAATGTTctttaacatttctttaatGGAACTGTAAACAACCTACATGGGCTAAGATGTACGAaaaatttgacataaatgaatataacaGCTTGGTTAAAATTTTCATAAGTAAGTTGTGTAAATCATGATCGTGATTTAAGGTGTACCTCAAGTAGGACATATCGATGAACATCAATTTGGAATATTGCCTTCGACTGCATAAAACTGATTTATCACTTCATGACGAAACATAGACCTTTACTGAAAGCAGCGTTTACAATACGTCAGTTGTATATTTCGTATTATGCATACAAGTTATAATCTGGAACAGGAGTCAGTACTGTGTTGCACTTTGCCAAGAAAACGTCAAACGCGCTATTTGATTTTGTACACAATTATTGCACAACTACACTTTAAAGCTGATGCTTCTATTCattttcatcaccaaaaatGTAACGATGGCAAAAAAGCACGTTAACTGTGTACCTGAGTCATGCAAACTTTGGTTGGCCGACGTAGACAACTCTCCCTAACTTTAACAAGCCCATCTTTGATTGCAAGTGCCatttgtctaaaaaaaaaaaaagaaaaaacaaaaaaaaaaaacccaacttaACAAAGTAAAATAGATCTTAAACACTTCCAAACTCTGAACATGAAAACTGACCTCACAACATAGCAATATGGAACTTGCAATAAAATTTCTAATAGcataataaagtaaaaaaaagtaggGGAACTGCTGGTTGGCCAGGTGGAGAGGGTTCAATCTAGCAGTCTCCCAGAATATTGTATAAAGGGGTTATCCGATGAGGGAATAAGGTGGCTTCCATTACAAGCattcaaagtttatttttaaagcaaaaaatataaattgtatgCACATAATGTATACCACGAAATAGCGCCCTGTGCGCTTAATTTGGCACAAGCGCTTCCATGTGCACCttcacaggtatatgtatacgtacatacaaCTCAAACGCTTCCGATTCCACCAAAGTCTATACACAAAACAATTCTAAACAATATGAAACCTTGAAAGATCTGGAATACCCGTTAGCTCCGCCAATGATTCCGTGACTGAGCTATTATGTCATAGAAGAATTATGTGACTTTTTTAATCTAAAAAAATGACTCACGGTTTGCGGTATTTCatgaacagaactgaaaaaaaagtcaGAACTATACCCTCGGCAGAATGCCAGTGGTCATAAGCTGGTCGATAATCAAAACTACACTGGATCAACCTGCTTCAAATCGAACAATTATTGAAACACACTCTTGATCAAAAATCATTACATCACAAATGAGGGcgtatttgtgtaaatgttaaaGCTGTAAAAAAGACAGATAACTGTAAATTTTGAAGGGATATTATTGCTCGCCAGGTGGCTTATGCTTGGGtgctgaagataaaaaaaaaatgtgaaatttcacGGCTCTAAGAGAAGCGGTTATGAAGATATAATGGAAAAGACAAAACGTTTACGTATACTAGCAAGTGGACAACGCCTACCAGGACAGACCGGTGTATAAAATGGAGTTTAATTTCCataaaatctgaagaaaaatatttcaaaaacttaGCAAACAACAGCATTGGTATCACTTTTTTGCCACACAGAACTATACACTGTGAAATACTAATATGACTGTATGAATATAGAGGAGAGCAGATAACGTGTTTACAGTCAGATTATTACTCACTGGCTTGTCTGGCAAAACAAAGAAACGACACGGTCAATTATTGGATATTACAATCATACAAATATTGCATAATGATCTCAAACAAAAACTCGCCTGTAAATATCCGACACTTTTTTATTTGGAgcttttcttcaaaaatacCAAAAACGCCCTACGAATGTTATGTACATTCATGtccgtacatgtatttgactattaaaaaaaatgccttGTGGTTTTTCAGTGACGGTTTAAACATTCCAGATGTTACAGCCTGTCTACAAGTAGTCACGATGTTCACAAGTAGATTTTTGTATCTACGTGTACTACTCAGGATAACAAATACTTTGAAATTACACATGGTTGGGAAAAAAAGtatcaatacatatatagatttatGGTTATACAAGAGAGAAGGTAGTTGGGACGGGGTAGAATGGGGAACTGGGGGAGAAGAGGGACTAAGGCACCTTTGGGAACATAGGACATAGGGCGCAGACAAATGGAGAATAGCATAAGAGGAGGTGAAAGAGACAAGATGTTGGAGAAAAGGCAAAATGGAGAAAAggcaaaataaagaaatgacatGGTCAGTTATTGGATCAGCAAAGGGCATCACATGGTGATATCAGGGAAATATTAAAGGGAAATGGGCAAGGGCGGAAAATGGGAAGCAGAAAGGTACATCAGGGAAAAGAAAGCACAGTAGAACAGGGTAGAACCAGGAAAATTGTAAAAGGGCTACTGAGAAAATGCGGAATGGAAATAGGCACAGGAAAAGCAAGGGAGAGGAAAATGGGAGAGAGGACGGGGTAGATGGACtatcatggttttttttttatcatactattattatttacagGATTATGACATAAGAGTAGCCGCATACATACACAGGAAACCACAATATTAAAGTAACAAAAATATCTCTCAATTTATACAATATGTAGAACAATCATAAAATCTCAGACATAAAGAATAATAAAACTATGTCACATTTGTAGGTCATTGGAGGTCAATTCTTCCCTTAGTATCAATGTAAAGCGACAAAAATCACAAGGTAATGTCAGGATTACGTATTGGTTTCTTTAGTCAttcaatatgtacatttttgctAAATCATTATTATTCTACGCACTTTTGAGTCAAGGAAACTAACTAATACtcgcacatatacatgtattcatcaaCACCGATCTCGAATCCAGCCCGTCCACCAATTCAGCTGACCATAAGAAACTGTCTGGACCTTGATCactttttatgaaaatatttgcgGTTAGGACTAATCTTAATCTTTCCTGACCTCTACCTTTATCTTTCGGAAATTACTTACAAATGCTGCCTGCATAGCGTTTTCATGTACAAGTCTGAAGGCTTACAAATCGTAACAAACTTCCCATGAATTGCACCACGTGCCGCTCTATGCGCTCGCTTTCAGTGAACGTAGAGAGCGGCGCTTGCGCTATAATGGAGTATGGTGCTGCAAAGGCAAGTACACAATGCTCGTGCCTTCTCAAGTTGGAATCGGAAACAATACTATCACTTGGGTTGGATAAGGTCAGGAATTCCTGAAAACAACTGTCAGACAACACCGAACGTTTTCTTAACCTTGTTTGAATTTGGAACTTCTGCAGTAAGAACAAATCTGTCACATGTGCGGCAAAGCTTTTTCAGGCGGATTAAAATTACAACTAATAAAATGCCCCTTCCCCCACGTTTCAGCACACACTTCAACACCAGATTTTATCCTAGACAAGTAAAAGTCATGAAGAATCCTAACAAATGATCGGCATCCGTATAAAGCATTTGTTGGTAAGCTTTTTTATCCACTTTTCTGTGCCGACATCTATCTAACGTTGGCTGTGGGAAGCTAGATGACTACTTCGTAGAGTCACAGGGAAGGCAGGTCACACCTTCAGCTATACTTCAAGGCAAGGAAAAAAGTaacttgatatacatgtatacgtcagATGAATGCTTTCTTAGATTTGTCTCTGTCGATTATAATGCATTTTAAACCTTGGATTCTACCGTGGTCTTTTCGGACCATATtgtgatgacgtcacatgacGTCACCTCCGGTTTATTGCCACTGCATACACAAAGGCCGCTAAACTTCTACATTCAAATGTCTGAATGTATGCATTCGCCGAAAAGATCTTGTAATGAACTGTTTAAAGCAAAACATGTGACGTGACTTATACTTGCTGTGTTCCAAAGAGGGCAACTCacaatccaaagtttcaaaagcATTTGAATCGGCTGATAATAACGGtgtttaatgggtttttttttaattgcagtCATTCCTCGTGAATCTCTCTTCTAATTTTAACATGGAGTTTAACCTTTATGCGTTTCTTCCGCTTTCAATGATAGCTAACAGACATGTACGCTCTCGAAAGCTTTAAAATTGGCCATAACAGAGAATGATgaccaatacacatgtagatatgcacAATCAAATTATCAGGAACTGACGAAGCCTACACTGTATTTAAAGTTCTCCTCATGCATACAAACTGGAAGCGGAAGTTAAGTGATGCGATTCTCAGGCTTGACAGCTTGAGGCACATACGCTGATCAGGGGATCTTGATACAACTTATAGCGACTTATGGATTCTCAGAGTTGATACGTGATATTCAGATAATGACTAATCGCCCTCATACACTAGACTGTGATACTCGAGTTTTGATTCTCAAACCCAGGCACTGATCTGAATGCTCGGGTCATGATGCATACAAGCTGGTACCCCCAATCATGAACAGGACACTAGGATTCTGATACAGACTCTATGACCACGATAAGGTAACTTGGACCTGATAAAGACACTTCGATACTTGCATCCTGACCTTCTAACCCTGATGATCCCTCCAGAAATGGGCCCACTTGTACGAAACCCACTTAACGTAACGAGCACGTAACaaccatggcgacgtaatacctacactgctggttgccatggtagtcaCATGTTCGTACCGTTAAGTGGGCTTCGTACATGTGAGCCAGGGTCGTTTCAAAAACAGTCCAATTGTATGCAGTTTCATACAATAGTTATTATCCTGCCTAGATTAACATCCTCTGATGAACTACACTGGACCAGTACAGAATCAACAGATGCTAAACCATCCTGTTATAAAACTTCTCCGAAGAAGGTACTGCGGCAAATGCCCAACCATCTGGTGATGTTTGGCACCAACGCCATGAGAACAAGGCCCATTGTGTAGTAGGTGATGAATTTGTAAGGGATAATCACAGATGGGtgttttttatcagttttttcCAGGCCCACCATATAGGAAACTAACCATGCAGCAAATTTTCCAGTGATGAAATATGTCGTCACCAATGAGACCACCCCAATGGAAAAGCGCACAAGGGAATAAGCAACCCAGTCTAGAGTTGGGTAGATGACTGGGTGGAGTCCAGCGGTTTGCACGACTTTGGTAATGCCGGTGTAATGTAAAACCCAGCAGCCAGTGAGCGTTCCGGCCGAGGCAGCCAAGATCTCCGTTGCATTTGACCTTGAGGAGAATCCCTTAGAGGCTGGGTACAGGACAGTACAGAGGGCGAGGCTGAGCACCAAAAGCACAAACGGCGAGGAGATATGTGTTTGAATGTACCAGTCACATTTGCCCAGGTAAGGCAAGATGCTGGCCATCAGGAGCAGAGACGAGCCAATGCCACACATAACATCCTGAAACACAGGTACACGCACATAtagtcattatttatttatctatttgattggtgttttacgctgtactcaagaatatttcacttatacgacggcgggcagcattacagtgggaggaaaccgggcacagcccacggggaaacccacaaacatctgcaggttgttgccagaccttttAATAcacagccggagaggaggccagaatgagctggacttgaactcacagcaaccgcatatAGTTATTAGTTTATCTGCCTCGATATTTCATATCTTAGTGAAGATTTCTTTACTTATTaggaatataatatatataacagGCAGTTTCTTGGGTGAGCAGACTTTAATATTACACTCATAGAGCTCTTAGATGGGGGGAAAAATTCAAGAAGCCTGGTGTAAACCATTAACCTTTCACAAATTTCTCACAAACTTTGCTGTGAgtgacttcatttatttatttatctcattagAGTTTTACAcctgactcaagaatatttcacttatacgacggcagccagtaatatggtgggtggaaaactgGGCATCCTGGGGAAACCAactaccatctgcagattgttggcagatgtcccacgtacggccggtgtGGAGGCCCCCATAAGATGGACTTAAAGTCacaatgaccacattggtgaggggcttctgAGTCACTGtaccgtgctggcatgctaaccacctcggtcatgCAAACTGGTAATATACGGTTGAGCATGTCAGGTATGAGTAATACCCATGTATTACAGTATGGTCACTTTAACTTTCACCCAAATCTCCATTGTGTGAAAGGAAAATATACCAACTACTGCACATGCACTGCAGATTATTCAGTTACTGCAGTTTAATGATGACCTTATGTATAACTGGAAATTTACTGGCACGAGAAATCTTTTTCAACTAAAAGTACACTCACTCTATAATTGAAAGACAAAAATTAGGAAACCCATGTTTTAGAGGAGcattaaatataacaaaaaggGCTAACATGACTAATGAGAAACCGAGACAGATTTCATTACTTAATCTTTATCATTAGTATTAGAAGATCACCATACGCCTAACACCTCATGCGTCTAATATGTTCGCCCTGATACTTATGTTTACCGGTAGCAAATTAGAACATATGATTTGAGCACGAATAAGGTTATTGGTGAACTCGGATCTTACCGCCACAGAATGCACCCCCAGATACAGCCGACTGAGGCATACAACCACAGCCCACACCACGGCAGCAGTAACACACAGGTATGGAGATATCTGAAACAGATCAACACCAGTTTATATTCATTGTAGCCATACATTATTAACTGAAATCACAAATGTTGCAAATAATAAAACGTTATGATATAAGTTAGTATGGAATAGGAGTGGAAACAGATCTAAAACaccacagccattttgttaGGACATGCTTGATAAATCTACctttaatcaggaattcttaAGAGGCCATGGGATGTGCGATGCCAAAGACACATTTTTCAGCTCTCCAACAGACCTCCACTGAATTACTTCCCTTGAGATCACTCTAAGGCAAGAGTGTGCACTCTTTACATTCACTAATACCTACGTGAATATGTATTAAGTGAAACAAACcgattgctttatttatttatttctttggtttttttttacgccgtactctagagtatttcacttgtacatcgGCGGCCAGCGTAATAGTGGaaggaaaacgggcacagcccggggggaaccgacaaccatccataggttgttgacagaccttcccgcgtacgaccgcagaggaagccagcatgagctggacttgaactcacagcgactgcattggtgtcaggctcttgggtcattacgttgcgctagcacgctaaccaactaagctaTGGAGGCCCCCTAACACAAACTGAAGATCAATCTTCAAGCCACAGATATATATTTGTTCCTACAGCAAATAAGAACTGGCAAATTCGGTGGGCTTCGAATTTATCTCTACCTAgccaggaatacatgtacaccaaacatAACACATGGCTTTCAGAGAAATGGGTCAATACATACGCATATATCATTTAACTCAGCTGGAATTCAAACATCAAATTTATCAaatagtacacatacatgcacacatgtaatatcaaacatgtacatgtacactgacttAAATAACTTAGACGGCACCTCATTATaacatgacctaaaatttcacccatgactaagttgctcactttcccagattctgggagttctactgACTTTAAAAAGATGCTTTGAGAGGTAAttgga
This DNA window, taken from Liolophura sinensis isolate JHLJ2023 chromosome 11, CUHK_Ljap_v2, whole genome shotgun sequence, encodes the following:
- the LOC135477459 gene encoding sphingosine-1-phosphate phosphatase 2-like: MDWIKELRDPKYTAAFQQWCGVVPLGRVVVDNNNLQDGGSKFDAVRPNGVKNGYHATNGLKARPTRHSGENGIQVSNGHVKSVEDEICKHKYVKTSGGLQYAISNKPLYLIFRLGALMGNEEFFLGFFPFFLWNVDSVVARQTIIMWSLTMYLGQAAKDVIRWPRPPSPPVVRLEIEHSGEHGMPSTHAMAGTVIPCALFLLIHERYEISPYLCVTAAVVWAVVVCLSRLYLGVHSVADVMCGIGSSLLLMASILPYLGKCDWYIQTHISSPFVLLVLSLALCTVLYPASKGFSSRSNATEILAASAGTLTGCWVLHYTGITKVVQTAGLHPVIYPTLDWVAYSLVRFSIGVVSLVTTYFITGKFAAWLVSYMVGLEKTDKKHPSVIIPYKFITYYTMGLVLMALVPNITRWLGICRSTFFGEVL